In Paenibacillus sp. FSL M7-0420, a single genomic region encodes these proteins:
- a CDS encoding ABC transporter permease: MRIRAITLRILQQFIHDRRTMALMFIAPLLVLSLMSLVFGSDAYEPRIGVSGGAAGFSSALEAQQAEVTSYTDEVSGHAALKAGDIDALLTMKGDAPAVVLEGSNPAANRAVIMALQEAAQSLRPPAPGGGQLQPQISYLYGAEDMKTIDRFGPIMIGVFVFFFVFLIAGVSFLRERTTGTLERLLSTPLKRWEIVTGYVCGFGIFTVFQALLISWFSIQVLGIMMTGSFGYVLLMTLLLSMSALTLGTLLSAFAANELQMIQFIPLVIVPQIFLSGLFPLDTLPLWLQRIGLATPIYYGAQALMDIMVRGRGWSNIAGDVFMLIGFSLLFMLLNVLALRKHRRM; the protein is encoded by the coding sequence ATGAGAATCCGGGCCATTACACTGAGAATTCTGCAGCAGTTCATTCATGACCGGAGAACCATGGCGCTCATGTTCATCGCTCCCCTGCTGGTGCTTAGCCTGATGAGCCTGGTATTCGGCAGCGATGCCTATGAGCCTAGGATCGGCGTCTCGGGAGGTGCAGCAGGGTTCAGTTCAGCGCTGGAAGCCCAGCAGGCTGAGGTTACTAGCTATACGGATGAAGTATCCGGGCATGCCGCCCTGAAAGCGGGAGACATCGATGCTCTCCTTACAATGAAGGGAGACGCTCCTGCTGTTGTCCTTGAAGGCAGCAATCCGGCGGCTAACCGTGCTGTGATCATGGCGCTCCAGGAAGCTGCCCAGAGCCTCCGGCCGCCAGCTCCGGGCGGCGGACAGCTCCAGCCGCAGATCAGCTACCTCTACGGCGCGGAGGATATGAAGACGATCGACCGCTTCGGCCCGATTATGATCGGAGTGTTCGTCTTCTTTTTTGTCTTCCTGATTGCCGGTGTCTCCTTCCTGCGGGAACGGACCACGGGCACGCTGGAACGTCTGCTCTCCACCCCGCTTAAGCGATGGGAGATCGTGACCGGGTATGTCTGCGGCTTCGGCATCTTCACCGTCTTCCAGGCTCTGCTGATCTCCTGGTTCTCGATCCAGGTGCTGGGAATTATGATGACAGGCAGCTTCGGCTACGTGCTGCTGATGACGCTGCTGCTGTCGATGTCGGCGCTGACGCTCGGCACCTTGCTCTCGGCGTTCGCCGCCAATGAGCTGCAGATGATCCAGTTCATCCCCCTGGTCATTGTGCCGCAGATCTTCCTCAGCGGATTATTTCCGCTGGATACCCTGCCGCTCTGGCTCCAGCGCATTGGACTCGCCACCCCCATCTATTACGGCGCTCAGGCGCTGATGGACATAATGGTACGCGGCAGAGGCTGGAGTAATATCGCAGGGGATGTGTTCATGCTGATCGGCTTCTCCCTGCTGTTCATGCTGCTGAATGTACTGGCTCTGCGCAAGCACCGCAGAATGTAA
- a CDS encoding TetR/AcrR family transcriptional regulator produces the protein MEKNPAADQGQLEQDQWIQELLDLSEKEQVTPKQLSILRAAIDVFAEKGFSAAATSEIAQKAGVAEGTIFRYYRTKKDLLLAIVVPTMSRMIAPFVLRNFSGVLDVPFESYEAFLKAFMVNRLEFVRRNLKIVKILIQEIPFQPALKEQLTENIFEQVLARVTAITEHFKAQGEVIDAPTPAIIRFTISAIAGYLLTRLLLMPEQDWDDEAEIEQTVSFILHGIGGNG, from the coding sequence ATGGAGAAAAACCCTGCTGCCGATCAGGGGCAGCTGGAGCAAGACCAGTGGATTCAGGAGCTGCTGGACCTCAGCGAGAAGGAGCAGGTCACGCCCAAGCAGCTGTCGATTCTGCGGGCGGCGATTGATGTTTTTGCAGAGAAGGGATTCTCGGCGGCCGCCACCAGTGAGATTGCCCAGAAGGCCGGCGTGGCCGAAGGCACGATCTTCCGTTATTACCGGACCAAAAAAGATCTGCTGCTCGCCATCGTTGTGCCCACTATGAGCCGGATGATCGCCCCGTTCGTGCTGCGCAACTTCAGCGGTGTGCTGGATGTGCCGTTCGAGAGCTACGAAGCCTTCCTTAAGGCCTTCATGGTGAACCGGCTGGAGTTCGTCCGCAGGAATCTGAAAATCGTCAAAATTCTCATTCAGGAGATCCCCTTCCAGCCTGCGCTGAAGGAGCAGCTGACCGAGAATATCTTCGAGCAGGTTCTGGCGCGTGTCACTGCAATTACCGAGCATTTCAAGGCGCAAGGTGAAGTGATTGATGCGCCCACTCCTGCGATTATCCGCTTCACGATCTCCGCAATTGCCGGCTACCTGCTGACCCGGCTGCTGCTGATGCCGGAGCAGGACTGGGACGATGAGGCAGAGATTGAACAGACCGTAAGCTTCATTCTGCACGGGATCGGCGGGAATGGATAA
- a CDS encoding DEAD/DEAH box helicase — protein MGYQVPERVIKLLCGNAAFDQGAAYYHAHKVDLVYTEHNEEDEYSKYRAEVHGLESYEIALIIDSDGDVQGECTCPAYVHGGPFCKHIAAALVAVLYRSRAAGAEQAEDMQADAGEAYPAKAGSPPLAQGRSGPSGAEHRERSGDRQLVSSMLGIFTGGRQLPSGAGTYIDLRTPLQVEFICRPFNIGYSSTMLGIEVKLGPKRLYIAQKIRPFLEQVHRGEPFQFTAHFSYDPALHSFSKEDNEVLLKLIEIMQNEKVYNRLNDPYATRSNTLGNDRLLPVAPFFWESLYPLLEAAPAVRLQHGQLLLDRLSLSEEPLPLSFQFDQAQEEGYRLDVRGLEQLTILESYGLVLTEGRLLKLPAQECGRLSELKRMLSGSRRDSLAIAPEQMEPFMETVIPGLKKLGRVSIADAIADRIVQTRLHARLYLDRVRDRLLAGLEFQYGGIVINPLEEKAHERSSEVILMRDGEAERRILDLMAHESFSRTESGYIMRDEDGEFDFLHHTIPLLEPLLQVYATTAVKERVLTEHAAPKVSLSWNEKTDWLDFKFAMEGITEKDITEVLKSLQEKRKYHRLKDGALLPLDTAEFQEIIALMNELGVRSVDIRSTEFSLPLVRALHLHGGTVQGQTIQTGRSFRRLLANMASPENLDFPVPESLAPVLRDYQQYGFQWMRTLAHYRFGGILADDMGLGKTLQSIAFLLSMREDIRQSGVPALIVAPASLLYNWLNELKRFAPELQAVIADGTAGERSRALRNTAGHDVIITSYPLLRRDVDEYAKRSFHTLILDEAQMIKNHETMASQAVRLLQARYRFALTGTPVENALEDLWSIFSVVFPGLFPGKKAFHDLPRETVARRARPFLLRRLKSDVLKELPDKIESLQASELLPEQKRLYVAYLARLRKEALKHLDSDSFGNGRLKVLAGLTRLRQLCCHPALFVDGYTGGSGKFEQLLEIIDECRSSGKRMLIFSQFTQMLGMISRELALLGIPHFYLDGQTPASQRVELCSRFNEGERDLFLISLKAGGTGLNLTGADTVILYDLWWNPAVEQQAADRAHRIGQKKIVQVIRLVAQGTVEDKMYELQQKKKNLIDEVIQPGQEALSSLSEQDIREILSI, from the coding sequence GTGGGTTATCAGGTGCCGGAACGGGTAATCAAGCTGCTGTGCGGCAATGCCGCTTTTGACCAGGGAGCGGCTTATTATCATGCCCATAAGGTGGATCTTGTCTATACGGAGCATAACGAGGAAGACGAATATTCCAAATACCGCGCTGAGGTTCATGGCTTGGAGAGCTATGAGATAGCGCTAATTATCGACAGCGACGGGGATGTGCAGGGGGAATGCACCTGCCCTGCTTATGTTCACGGCGGCCCCTTCTGCAAGCATATTGCAGCGGCGCTGGTGGCGGTCCTCTACCGCAGCCGGGCGGCCGGAGCTGAACAGGCTGAGGATATGCAGGCAGATGCGGGGGAGGCTTATCCCGCAAAGGCTGGCAGTCCGCCGCTGGCGCAAGGCCGCTCCGGCCCCTCGGGGGCAGAGCACAGGGAGCGCAGCGGAGACCGGCAGCTGGTGAGCAGCATGCTCGGAATATTCACCGGCGGGCGGCAGCTGCCAAGCGGTGCAGGCACGTATATCGACCTGCGGACACCGCTCCAGGTCGAGTTCATCTGCCGGCCCTTCAACATTGGCTACAGCAGCACGATGCTTGGAATCGAAGTGAAGCTGGGTCCTAAGCGCCTCTATATCGCGCAGAAGATCAGACCTTTTCTGGAGCAGGTTCACCGGGGTGAGCCTTTTCAATTCACAGCGCACTTCAGCTATGATCCCGCCCTGCACAGCTTCTCCAAGGAAGATAATGAGGTCCTGCTGAAGCTGATTGAGATCATGCAGAATGAGAAGGTCTACAACAGACTCAACGATCCGTATGCCACCCGCTCCAACACTCTGGGGAATGACCGGCTGCTGCCGGTGGCCCCTTTTTTCTGGGAGAGTCTGTACCCCCTGCTAGAAGCAGCACCTGCCGTACGCCTTCAGCATGGACAGCTTCTGCTGGACCGCTTGTCCCTCTCGGAGGAGCCGCTGCCGCTCAGCTTCCAATTCGATCAAGCACAGGAGGAAGGCTACCGGCTGGACGTCCGGGGGCTTGAGCAGCTTACGATTCTGGAGAGCTACGGGCTGGTCTTGACCGAAGGCAGGCTGCTGAAGCTCCCGGCACAGGAATGCGGGCGTCTCTCCGAGCTGAAGCGGATGCTCAGCGGCAGCCGGCGGGATAGCCTGGCGATTGCACCTGAGCAGATGGAGCCCTTCATGGAGACGGTCATTCCCGGACTGAAGAAGCTTGGCCGGGTAAGCATTGCCGACGCCATCGCGGACCGGATCGTCCAGACCCGGCTACACGCCAGACTCTACCTGGACCGGGTGCGGGACCGGCTGCTGGCCGGGCTGGAATTTCAGTACGGCGGGATCGTCATCAACCCGCTGGAGGAGAAGGCGCATGAGCGGAGCAGCGAGGTCATACTGATGCGGGACGGGGAAGCGGAACGGCGGATTCTGGACCTGATGGCGCATGAGTCCTTCTCTCGGACCGAGAGCGGATATATCATGCGTGACGAGGACGGGGAATTCGACTTCCTGCACCATACCATCCCGCTCTTGGAACCGCTGCTTCAGGTCTATGCGACGACTGCGGTCAAGGAGCGGGTGCTTACGGAGCATGCAGCGCCCAAGGTCAGCCTGAGCTGGAACGAGAAGACCGACTGGCTGGACTTCAAGTTCGCCATGGAGGGCATCACGGAGAAGGACATTACCGAGGTCCTGAAATCTCTCCAGGAAAAGCGTAAATATCACCGGCTCAAGGACGGAGCCCTGCTCCCGCTGGATACCGCAGAGTTCCAGGAGATTATCGCGCTGATGAACGAGCTGGGCGTCCGCAGCGTGGATATCCGAAGTACCGAGTTCTCCCTGCCGCTGGTCCGCGCCCTCCATCTCCATGGGGGCACCGTTCAGGGGCAGACCATCCAGACCGGACGCTCCTTCCGGCGGCTGCTGGCCAACATGGCGAGTCCCGAGAATCTGGACTTCCCGGTGCCGGAGAGTCTGGCTCCCGTGCTGCGGGATTATCAGCAATACGGCTTCCAGTGGATGAGGACGCTGGCCCATTACCGCTTCGGCGGGATTCTGGCGGACGATATGGGCCTTGGCAAAACACTGCAGAGCATTGCCTTCCTGCTCTCGATGCGGGAAGACATCCGGCAGAGCGGCGTGCCTGCGCTTATTGTGGCGCCGGCCTCCCTGCTCTATAACTGGCTTAACGAGCTGAAGCGCTTTGCCCCGGAGCTTCAGGCGGTCATTGCCGACGGCACCGCCGGTGAACGCAGCCGGGCCCTGCGGAACACGGCCGGTCATGATGTCATCATCACCTCGTACCCGCTGCTGCGCAGAGATGTGGATGAGTATGCCAAGCGGTCGTTCCATACGCTCATTCTGGATGAAGCGCAGATGATTAAGAATCATGAGACTATGGCTTCGCAGGCGGTCAGATTGCTCCAGGCCCGCTACCGGTTTGCGCTGACCGGAACACCGGTGGAGAATGCGCTTGAGGATCTGTGGTCGATCTTCAGCGTCGTTTTCCCCGGCCTGTTCCCCGGGAAGAAGGCCTTCCATGACCTTCCCCGGGAGACGGTCGCCAGGCGCGCCCGCCCCTTCCTGCTGCGCCGCCTGAAGAGCGATGTGCTGAAGGAGCTGCCGGACAAAATCGAGTCCCTCCAGGCCTCCGAGCTGCTGCCGGAGCAGAAAAGGCTCTATGTCGCCTACCTGGCCAGATTGCGCAAAGAAGCGCTTAAGCATCTGGACAGCGACAGCTTCGGGAACGGCCGACTCAAGGTGCTGGCCGGACTGACCCGGCTGCGCCAGCTGTGCTGTCATCCCGCCCTGTTCGTGGACGGGTACACAGGCGGCTCCGGCAAATTCGAGCAGCTCCTCGAGATTATCGACGAATGCCGCAGCTCCGGCAAGCGGATGCTGATCTTCTCGCAGTTCACGCAAATGCTAGGCATGATCAGTCGTGAACTGGCTCTGCTCGGGATTCCGCATTTTTATCTCGACGGACAGACCCCGGCCTCCCAGCGGGTTGAGCTGTGCAGCCGCTTCAATGAAGGCGAGCGCGACCTGTTCCTGATCTCGCTGAAGGCGGGCGGCACCGGCCTCAACCTGACCGGGGCCGATACGGTCATTCTCTATGACCTGTGGTGGAACCCTGCTGTCGAACAGCAGGCCGCCGACCGTGCCCACCGGATCGGGCAGAAAAAGATCGTCCAGGTCATCCGCCTGGTAGCCCAGGGTACGGTGGAGGATAAAATGTACGAGCTGCAGCAAAAAAAGAAAAACCTGATTGACGAGGTGATCCAGCCGGGGCAGGAGGCGTTGTCGAGCCTCAGCGAGCAGGATATACGTGAAATCCTCTCGATCTGA